The Carassius carassius chromosome 16, fCarCar2.1, whole genome shotgun sequence genome window below encodes:
- the si:dkey-110c1.10 gene encoding unconventional myosin-Vb → MATTELYTKGACVWVPDPEAVWVSAQLLQDYRPGDQHIRIRLTDGREMEYPVLPPEGLPPLGNPDILEGENDLTALTFLHEPAVLHNLRVRFLDYSSIYTYCGIVLVALNPYEQLPIYGEEVIDAYSGQDMADMEPHIFSVAEEAYRTMIREEKNQSIIISGESGSGKTVSAKFTMRYFAVVGGAAQQTSVEEKVLASNPIMEAIGNAKTTRNDNSSRFGKYIEIGFGRRGDIIGANMRTYLLEKSRVVFQAAQERNYHIFYQLCASRDLPEFRTLKLDSTENFHYTNQGQEVHIYGTDDVVELERTRNAFTILGVQPDQQMEIFRILAAILHLGNINIQASGRGGDSSYIDVNDHSLAIFAKLLGVEGTQMAQWLCHRRLAVGGEMLVKPITGQQANEARDALAKHVYEQLFTWTVQRLNSSLRAHREQPKSFIGVLDIYGFETFDRNSFEQFCINYANEKLQQQFNRHVFQLEQEEYLREELPWNRIEFSDNQPCILLIEGQLGLLDLLDEECRMPKGSDENWARKLYDKHLNHSPHFRKPRMSNSAFIIVHFADMVQYECDGFLDKNRDTVFEEPINILRASQSELVAELFQKESAGGSLPNSSLANGSLRSGKRAQREHKLTVGFQFRQSLQLLMDTLNSTTPHYVRCIKSNDLKKPFLFDPKRAVQQLRACGVLETIRISAAGYPSRWTYEEFYTRYQVLLRGSVSKDDVRCSCQSALPDLIPDPEQYCFGKTKVFFRAGQVAVLEKLRGDRLHAAGVLIQSWVRGWLQHRHYQRLRWATFILQRYIRGTLARRLAWSLRYTRAALIIQKTYRMLAVRQLYLTIREATIKIQAFIRGTQARRIYRQMLTERAVVFLQARVRGWLARCSFRRIRAAVVLLQCCARRRAARKELLRLRAEARSVEKYRELNKGMEVKLMQLQRRADQQARESSSLRETLQSEREAHSCELEQLRSSLLKLQIQLQENADTAPSLTDKQEEDRRRAEEKAAQEILQLTQEIQALRVERGSLEKERDDLAIRLQDQEKALEEKRQQTADHADASVRAELEEERRRYQSLLREFTRLEQRYDNLRDMSVFTSNERSRGHRRTDSAVSLEPPSPVTTPFSSSPVFPSPEEVRRISVTSPTDRRPWRDEQPLNILMEDMSVAKDTAERMKGEDLRYAYDAVRVANKFLERQLLSQRVQWEQEISDLRIKLQQAQDRDTPGDPEINDLTELVVVREQECVRLRRELKELKHTVSLRRILSYAGVAVVASQDPPQKSQMLTGLLECRKKDESKLIKHLITDVRVEGVLSLPPGLVARVLFLCVRQADCSGDQTRVKGFLSPAVSAIKTALKKHGSDLDMTAVWLKNAYLLKDLLHQHSQDVRGSEELVPLVTDVQDSVRALSDLCIQAYQQLLSISESRLQPIIVPAMLESETIPGLAGSSVKLSGGRKRAGSDPRPPASTEGATMSAVLRELSALHTALSRQDLPSALQEQAFHQLMYLLAASTLNSLLLRKDMCCWNRGLQIRYNVSLLEEWLRSRSLQTGGAVTALEPLIQAAQLLQMSKKTEADGQAMVQACNELSNQQVVKILSLYTPQSDLEERVTLNFIRIVQGLLKGRSEGQPPQLLMDVRRVFPVTFPYLPPPQASATQLEIPESLKISFLRRV, encoded by the exons ATGGCAACCACAGAGCTCTACACAAAG GGGGCATGTGTGTGGGTACCAGACCCAGAAGCTGTGTGGGTGTCTGCCCAGCTGCTTCAAGACTACCGTCCCGGAGACCAGCACATACGAATCCGACTCACTGATGGCAGA gAGATGGAGTATCCAGTGTTGCCTCCAGAGGGTCTTCCTCCTCTAGGTAACCCCGATATTTTGGAGGGAGAGAATGACCTCACAGCTCTAACCTTCCTCCATGAGCCAGCAGTACTTCATAACTTGCGTGTGCGCTTTCTCGACTACAGTAGCATTTACACTTACTGCG GGATTGTGTTGGTGGCATTAAATCCATATGAACAGCTGCCCATTTATGGAGAGGAAGTGATCGACGCTTACAGCGGCCAAGACATGGCTGATATGGAGCCGCACATTTTTTCTGTGGCTGAAGAGGCATACCGAACTATGATCAG AGAGGAGAAAAACCAATCCATCATAATCAGTGGAGAATCAGGCTCAGGTAAAACTGTATCTGCTAAGTTCACCATGCGTTACTTTGCTGTGGTGGGTGGTGCGGCCCAGCAAACCAGTGTGGAGGAGAAAGTGCTGGCATCAAATCCCATCATGGAG GCAATTGGTAATGCAAAAACAACCAGAAACGACAACAGCAGTCGCTTTGGAAAGTATATTGAGATAGGATTTGGACGTAGAGGGGATATAATTGGGGCAAACATGAGGACCTACTTgttggagaaatcaagagttgtTTTTCAG GCAGCTCAAGAGAGAAATTACCACATCTTCTACCAGCTTTGTGCTTCCAGGGATTTGCCAGAGTTCAGGACACTTAAACTTG ATTCTACAGAGAACTTTCATTACACCAACCAAGGACAAGAGGTGCACATTTATGGCACAGATGATGTGGTTGAGCTAGAGCGGACAAGAAATGCATTTACTATTCTCG GAGTGCAACCTGACCAGCAGATGGAGATATTTCGTATACTGGCAGCTATTCTTCATCTGGGGAATATCAACATACAAGCCAGTGGCCGTGGTGGGGACAGCAGCTACATTGAT GTCAACGACCATTCCTTGGCCATCTTTGCCAAGCTTTTAGGGGTGGAAGGTACTCAGATGGCTCAGTGGCTATGCCACAGGCGATTGGCAGTGGGTGGGGAAATGCTTGTGAAGCCCATTACAGGTCAGCAGGCTAATGAAGCAAGGGATGCTCTGGCTAAGCATGTGTATGAGCAACTGTTCACTTGGACAGTGCAGAGGCTCAACTCATCCTTAAGAGCGCACCGGGAACAGCCCAAATCTTTCATAGGAGTTCTTGATATCTATGG GTTTGAGACTTTTGACAGGAATAGTTTTGAGCAATTCTGTATTAACTACGCAAATGAGAAACTCCAACAGCAGTTCAACAGG CACGTGTTTCAGCTGGAGCAGGAGGAGTATCTGCGAGAGGAACTTCCCTGGAACCGTATTGAGTTCAGCGATAACCAGCCATGCATTTTGCTCATTGAAGGCCAGCTGGGCCTACTTGATCTTCTGGATGAAGAATGTAGA ATGCCTAAAGGCTCAGATGAGAACTGGGCTCGAAAGCTTTACGACAAGCATCTGAACCACAGCCCTCACTTTCGTAAACCACGCATGTCCAACTCTGCCTTCATCATTGTGCATTTTGCTGATATG GTCCAGTACGAGTGTGACGGCTTTTTAGACAAGAACCGAGACACTGTATTTGAGGAGCCTATCAATATACTGAGAGCTAGTCAG TCAGAACTAGTTGCCGAGCTGTTTCAGAAGGAGTCAGCAGGTGGATCCCTCCCCAACTCCTCTCTTGCAAACGGAAGCCTACGTTCAGGGAAGAGAGCTCAACGAGAGCACAAATTAACTGTGGGCTTTCAG TTTCGTCAATCCCTGCAACTTTTAATGGACACCTTGAACAGCACCACACCGCATTATGTCCGCTGCATAAAGTCCAATGACCTTAAAAAGCCATTTCT ATTTGATCCCAAGCGAGCAGTGCAGCAATTGCGAGCATGTGGAGTCTTGGAGACCATCCGAATTAGTGCCGCAGGCTACCCCTCCAG GTGGACATACGAGGAATTCTACACTCGTTATCAGGTGCTGCTACGTGGTTCTGTTTCTAAAGATGATGTGCGCTGTTCCTGCCAGAGTGCCCTTCCTGATCTCATCCCTGATCCAGAGCAGTACTGCTTTGGCAAGACCAAGGTCTTCTTCCGGGCGGGACAGGTTGCAGTACTGGAGAAGCTGAGAGGGGATCGGTTACACGCAGCAGGAGTTTTGATCCAAAGCTGGGTGAGAGGATGGCTGCAGCATAGGCATTATCAACGGCTCCGGTGGGCCACATTCATCCTGCAGCGGTACATCAGAGGAACCCTGGCCCGAAG GTTGGCGTGGAGCCTCCGTTACACACGTGCTGCTTTAATCATCCAGAAAACATACCGCATGCTGGCTGTGCGACAGCTTTATCTCACCATTAGAGAGGCCACCATCAAAATCCAGGCCTTCATCAGAGGCACTCAGGCTCGTCGGATTTATAGACAG ATGCTGACAGAGCGGGCGGTGGTGTTCTTGCAGGCGCGGGTGAGAGGCTGGCTGGCCCGGTGCAGTTTCAGACGCATCAGAGCTGCAGTGGTGCTCCTGCAGTGCTGCGCGCGCAGGCGAGCGGCGCGGAAAGAGCTGTTGCGCCTGCGTGCTGAGGCTCGATCCGTGGAGAAATACAGAGAACTCAATAAAGGCATGGAAGTCAAACTCATGCAGCTGCAGCGCCGAGCCGACCAACAG GCGAGAGAGAGTTCGTCTCTGAGGGAGACTCTTCAGTCCGAGCGAGAAGCTCACAGCTGTGAGCTGGAACAGCTGCGGTCCAGCCTCCTCAAACTCCAGATCCAGCTGCAGGAGAACGCAGATACTGCTCCTTCACTCACAGACAAAcaggaggaggacaggaggagagCTGAGGAGAAAGCCGCTCAAGAGATCCTCCAGCTTACACAG GAAATCCAAGCTCTCCGAGTTGAGAGAGGTTCTTTGGAGAAAGAGAGGGATGATCTGGCCATTCGTTTACAAGATCAGGAAAAAGCTCTGGAGG AGAAGCGTCAACAGACTGCGGATCATGCGGATGCATCAGTGCGAGCAGAGCtggaagaggagaggaggagataCCAGAGTTTACTGAGAGAGTTCACAAGACTGGAGCAAAGATACGACAACCTGAGGGATATGAGCGTATTTACATCCAATGAG CGGTCACGTGGACACAGACGAACAGATTCGGCTGTGTCTTTGGAGCCTCCTTCGCCCGTCACCACACCGTTCTCCAGCTCGCCCGTCTTCCCTTCACCCGAGGAGGTCCGGAGGATCAGCGTGACGTCGCCCACCGACAGGAGACCCTGGAGGGATGAGCAACCTCTG AACATTCTGATGGAGGACATGAGCGTTGCGAAGGACACCGCTGAAAGAATGAAGGGGGAGGATCTCAGATACGCTTACGACGCTGTACGGGTGGCCAACAA GTTCCTAGAGAGGCAGCTGTTGTCTCAAAGAGTGCAGTGGGAGCAGGAGATATCAGATCTCAGGATCAAACTCCAGCAGGCTCAAGACAGGGATACACCTGGAGATCCTGAGATAAAT GACCTAACAGAGCTGGTGGTGGTTCGAGAGCAGGAATGCGTCCGGTTGCGACGGGAACTCAAGGAACTGAAACACACCGTGAGCCTCAGGAGAATCCTGTCTTATGCAG GTGTGGCCGTAGTTGCGTCCCAGGACCCCCCTCAGAAGAGCCAGATGCTCACAGGACTGCTGGAGTGCAGGAAGAAAGATGAGAGCAAGCTGATCAAACACCTCATAACAG atgtgaggGTGGAAGGTGTCTTGTCTTTGCCCCCTGGACTGGTGGCTCGGGTTCTGTTTCTGTGTGTACGGCAGGCGGACTGCAGCGGCGATCAGACGCGGGTGAAGGGGTTCCTCAGCCCTGCTGTGAGCGCCATTAAAACAGCCCTGAAG AAACACGGCAGTGATCTGGACATGACGGCTGTGTGGCTGAAGAACGCTTACCTGCTCAAAGACCTGCTCCACCAGCACTCACAG GACGTGAGGGGCTCAGAGGAGCTGGTTCCTCTGGTGACGGACGTGCAGGACTCTGTCCGGGCGCTCAGTGATCTGTGTATTCAGGCCTATCAGCAGCTGCTGTCCATCTCCGAGAGTCGCCTGCAACCCATCATCG TCCCAGCGATGCTTGAAAGTGAGACTATCCCTGGTCTGGCTGGATCCTCAGTGAAGCTGAGTGGTGGTCGTAAGCGCGCGGGATCTGACCCCCGACCTCCAGCAAGTACGGAGGGAGCGACTATGTCAGCGGTCCTGAGAGAGCTGTCAGCGCTGCACACAGCCCTGTCCCGTCAGGATCTGCCCTCGGCCCTGCAGGAGCAGGCCTTCCATCAGCTCATGTACCTGCTGGCCGCCTCCACCCTCAACAGCCTGCTGCTGCGCAAGGACATGTGCTGCTGGAACCGTGGCCTGCAGATCAG GTATAATGTGAGTCTACTGGAGGAGTGGCTGCGCAGTCGTTCGCTGCAGACAGGGGGCGCTGTGACCGCGCTGGAGCCGCTCATACAGGCGGCACAGCTCCTTCAGATGAGCAAGAAGACTGAAGCTGATGGACAAGCCATGGTCCAAGCCTGCAATGAACTGTCCAACCAGCAG GTGGTGAAGATTTTAAGCCTCTATACACCTCAGAGTGACCTTGAGGAGAGAGTGACGCTCAATTTCATCCGGATAGTGCAG GGGCTGCTGAAGGGGCGTTCTGAGGGGCAACCTCCACAGCTCCTGATGGACGTCAGACGCGTATTCCCCGTCACGTTCCCTTATCTGCCTCCACCGCAAGCCAGTGCCACCCAGCTGGAGATCCCCGAGTCCCTCAAGATCTCCTTCCTGCGCAGAGTCTGA
- the mbd3b gene encoding methyl-CpG-binding domain protein 3b isoform X1: protein MEKNDRGEEEEEEQRRERGEAGRLYSLCPTGKKFRSKPQLARYLGNSMDLSSFDFRTGKMLMSKLNKNRQRPRYDNNSQTKGKPDLNTSLPVRQTASIFKQPVTKVTNHPSNKVKTDPQKAIDQPRQLFWEKKLSGLNAFDIAEELVKTMDLPKGLQGVGPGCTDKTLLSAIASALHTSAAPITGQLSAAVEKNPGVWLNTAQPLCKAFIVTDEDIRKQEELVYSVRKRLEEALMADMLAHVEETTSEGDALKQEGNCNDDKQDGTQMCLNYLHIGFPTQPDAC, encoded by the exons CCCCACTGGGAAGAAGTTCCGGAGCAAGCCTCAATTGGCCCGTTACCTTGGCAACTCCATGGATCTCAGCTCCTTTGATTTCCGCACAGGCAAGATGCTCATGAGCAAACTGAACAAGAACAGACAGAGACCCCGATATGACAACAATAGCCAGACTAAG GGCAAACCCGACCTGAATACGTCCCTCCCAGTACGACAGACAGCCTCCATCTTCAAACAACCTGTCACAAAAGTCACCAACCACCCCAGCAACAAGGTTAAAACAGACCCACAGAAGGCCATTGACCAGCCCAGACAG CTTTTTTGGGAGAAGAAGTTGAGTGGCCTCAATGCCTTTGACATAGCAGAGGAGTTGGTGAAAACAATGGATCTCCCCAAAGGCTTACAAG GAGTGGGCCCTGGCTGCACAGATAAGACCCTGCTGTCAGCTATTGCCAGTGCTCTTCACACCAGTGCGGCCCCCATCACGGGCCAGCTGTCAGCCGCTGTGGAGAAGAACCCCGGCGTGTGGCTCAACACGGCTCAGCCTCTCTGCAAGGCCTTCATCGTCACAGACGAGGATATCAG AAAGCAAGAGGAGCTGGTGTACAGCGTGCGAAAGCGACTGGAGGAGGCTTTGATGGCCGACATGTTGGCTCACGTGGAGGAAACGACTAGTGAGGGCGACGCACTCAAACAGGAGGGGAATTGCAATGATGATAAACAGGAC gGCACTCAAATGTGTCTGAATTACCTGCACATTGGTTTCCCAACACAACCAGACGCTTGTTGA
- the mbd3b gene encoding methyl-CpG-binding domain protein 3b isoform X2 has translation MEKNEGEEEEEEQRRERGEAGRLYSLCPTGKKFRSKPQLARYLGNSMDLSSFDFRTGKMLMSKLNKNRQRPRYDNNSQTKGKPDLNTSLPVRQTASIFKQPVTKVTNHPSNKVKTDPQKAIDQPRQLFWEKKLSGLNAFDIAEELVKTMDLPKGLQGVGPGCTDKTLLSAIASALHTSAAPITGQLSAAVEKNPGVWLNTAQPLCKAFIVTDEDIRKQEELVYSVRKRLEEALMADMLAHVEETTSEGDALKQEGNCNDDKQDGTQMCLNYLHIGFPTQPDAC, from the exons CCCCACTGGGAAGAAGTTCCGGAGCAAGCCTCAATTGGCCCGTTACCTTGGCAACTCCATGGATCTCAGCTCCTTTGATTTCCGCACAGGCAAGATGCTCATGAGCAAACTGAACAAGAACAGACAGAGACCCCGATATGACAACAATAGCCAGACTAAG GGCAAACCCGACCTGAATACGTCCCTCCCAGTACGACAGACAGCCTCCATCTTCAAACAACCTGTCACAAAAGTCACCAACCACCCCAGCAACAAGGTTAAAACAGACCCACAGAAGGCCATTGACCAGCCCAGACAG CTTTTTTGGGAGAAGAAGTTGAGTGGCCTCAATGCCTTTGACATAGCAGAGGAGTTGGTGAAAACAATGGATCTCCCCAAAGGCTTACAAG GAGTGGGCCCTGGCTGCACAGATAAGACCCTGCTGTCAGCTATTGCCAGTGCTCTTCACACCAGTGCGGCCCCCATCACGGGCCAGCTGTCAGCCGCTGTGGAGAAGAACCCCGGCGTGTGGCTCAACACGGCTCAGCCTCTCTGCAAGGCCTTCATCGTCACAGACGAGGATATCAG AAAGCAAGAGGAGCTGGTGTACAGCGTGCGAAAGCGACTGGAGGAGGCTTTGATGGCCGACATGTTGGCTCACGTGGAGGAAACGACTAGTGAGGGCGACGCACTCAAACAGGAGGGGAATTGCAATGATGATAAACAGGAC gGCACTCAAATGTGTCTGAATTACCTGCACATTGGTTTCCCAACACAACCAGACGCTTGTTGA
- the mbd3b gene encoding methyl-CpG-binding domain protein 3b isoform X4: MEKNDPTGKKFRSKPQLARYLGNSMDLSSFDFRTGKMLMSKLNKNRQRPRYDNNSQTKGKPDLNTSLPVRQTASIFKQPVTKVTNHPSNKVKTDPQKAIDQPRQLFWEKKLSGLNAFDIAEELVKTMDLPKGLQGVGPGCTDKTLLSAIASALHTSAAPITGQLSAAVEKNPGVWLNTAQPLCKAFIVTDEDIRKQEELVYSVRKRLEEALMADMLAHVEETTSEGDALKQEGNCNDDKQDGTQMCLNYLHIGFPTQPDAC, encoded by the exons CCCCACTGGGAAGAAGTTCCGGAGCAAGCCTCAATTGGCCCGTTACCTTGGCAACTCCATGGATCTCAGCTCCTTTGATTTCCGCACAGGCAAGATGCTCATGAGCAAACTGAACAAGAACAGACAGAGACCCCGATATGACAACAATAGCCAGACTAAG GGCAAACCCGACCTGAATACGTCCCTCCCAGTACGACAGACAGCCTCCATCTTCAAACAACCTGTCACAAAAGTCACCAACCACCCCAGCAACAAGGTTAAAACAGACCCACAGAAGGCCATTGACCAGCCCAGACAG CTTTTTTGGGAGAAGAAGTTGAGTGGCCTCAATGCCTTTGACATAGCAGAGGAGTTGGTGAAAACAATGGATCTCCCCAAAGGCTTACAAG GAGTGGGCCCTGGCTGCACAGATAAGACCCTGCTGTCAGCTATTGCCAGTGCTCTTCACACCAGTGCGGCCCCCATCACGGGCCAGCTGTCAGCCGCTGTGGAGAAGAACCCCGGCGTGTGGCTCAACACGGCTCAGCCTCTCTGCAAGGCCTTCATCGTCACAGACGAGGATATCAG AAAGCAAGAGGAGCTGGTGTACAGCGTGCGAAAGCGACTGGAGGAGGCTTTGATGGCCGACATGTTGGCTCACGTGGAGGAAACGACTAGTGAGGGCGACGCACTCAAACAGGAGGGGAATTGCAATGATGATAAACAGGAC gGCACTCAAATGTGTCTGAATTACCTGCACATTGGTTTCCCAACACAACCAGACGCTTGTTGA
- the mbd3b gene encoding methyl-CpG-binding domain protein 3b isoform X3 has protein sequence MEKNDRGEEEEEEQRRERGEAGRLYSLCPTGKKFRSKPQLARYLGNSMDLSSFDFRTGKMLMSKLNKNRQRPRYDNNSQTKGKPDLNTSLPVRQTASIFKQPVTKVTNHPSNKVKTDPQKAIDQPRQLFWEKKLSGLNAFDIAEELVKTMDLPKGLQDKTLLSAIASALHTSAAPITGQLSAAVEKNPGVWLNTAQPLCKAFIVTDEDIRKQEELVYSVRKRLEEALMADMLAHVEETTSEGDALKQEGNCNDDKQDGTQMCLNYLHIGFPTQPDAC, from the exons CCCCACTGGGAAGAAGTTCCGGAGCAAGCCTCAATTGGCCCGTTACCTTGGCAACTCCATGGATCTCAGCTCCTTTGATTTCCGCACAGGCAAGATGCTCATGAGCAAACTGAACAAGAACAGACAGAGACCCCGATATGACAACAATAGCCAGACTAAG GGCAAACCCGACCTGAATACGTCCCTCCCAGTACGACAGACAGCCTCCATCTTCAAACAACCTGTCACAAAAGTCACCAACCACCCCAGCAACAAGGTTAAAACAGACCCACAGAAGGCCATTGACCAGCCCAGACAG CTTTTTTGGGAGAAGAAGTTGAGTGGCCTCAATGCCTTTGACATAGCAGAGGAGTTGGTGAAAACAATGGATCTCCCCAAAGGCTTACAAG ATAAGACCCTGCTGTCAGCTATTGCCAGTGCTCTTCACACCAGTGCGGCCCCCATCACGGGCCAGCTGTCAGCCGCTGTGGAGAAGAACCCCGGCGTGTGGCTCAACACGGCTCAGCCTCTCTGCAAGGCCTTCATCGTCACAGACGAGGATATCAG AAAGCAAGAGGAGCTGGTGTACAGCGTGCGAAAGCGACTGGAGGAGGCTTTGATGGCCGACATGTTGGCTCACGTGGAGGAAACGACTAGTGAGGGCGACGCACTCAAACAGGAGGGGAATTGCAATGATGATAAACAGGAC gGCACTCAAATGTGTCTGAATTACCTGCACATTGGTTTCCCAACACAACCAGACGCTTGTTGA